In Nocardioides ginsengisegetis, a single window of DNA contains:
- a CDS encoding alpha/beta hydrolase fold domain-containing protein, producing MTTASTGPASPSAASRPAGRWPPPPVCRRANRGSFAPVLQVLGVPALDMATAVDTGAPGMISPALRRLVRRVYFPDPATRADPYASPLLTDTVRGLPPAVVLTAERDTLRPDGDKYAARLRNAGIEVVSDMTPGADHYFLSHDLDRARRTMEMVAGQIRRRTSPA from the coding sequence GTGACCACGGCATCGACGGGACCCGCGTCGCCGTCGGCGGCCTCTCGTCCGGCGGGGCGCTGGCCGCCGCCACCTGTCTGCAGGCGCGCGAACCGCGGCTCCTTCGCCCCGGTCCTCCAGGTGCTCGGCGTCCCGGCCCTCGACATGGCCACCGCCGTCGACACCGGGGCGCCCGGGATGATCTCGCCCGCCCTGCGCAGGCTCGTGCGCCGGGTCTACTTCCCCGACCCCGCGACCCGTGCGGACCCCTACGCCTCGCCGCTGCTGACCGACACCGTGCGGGGGCTGCCGCCCGCGGTCGTCCTCACCGCTGAGCGGGACACCCTGCGTCCCGACGGCGACAAGTACGCCGCCCGGCTGCGCAACGCCGGGATCGAGGTCGTCTCCGACATGACGCCGGGTGCCGACCACTACTTCCTCTCGCACGACCTCGACCGGGCGCGACGGACCATGGAGATGGTCGCCGGACAGATCAGGCGTCGTACGTCGCCCGCCTGA
- a CDS encoding zinc-binding dehydrogenase: protein MELTGGRGVDIVLDVVGGDAFTDSLRVLGAQGRLLVVGFASGQGIPEVKVNRLLLNNIDVRGVGWGAYAMMRPGYMHEQWAEILPMMESGVIKPPIGATYALEDFGQALVDMDERRTLGKSGRPGARLTDRLRSVP, encoded by the coding sequence ATGGAGCTGACCGGGGGCCGGGGCGTCGACATCGTCCTCGACGTGGTCGGCGGCGACGCCTTCACCGACTCGCTGCGGGTGCTCGGGGCGCAGGGGCGGCTGCTGGTCGTCGGCTTCGCGTCCGGCCAGGGCATCCCCGAGGTCAAGGTCAACCGGCTCCTCCTCAACAACATCGACGTCCGCGGCGTCGGCTGGGGCGCCTACGCGATGATGCGGCCGGGCTACATGCACGAGCAGTGGGCCGAGATCCTGCCGATGATGGAGTCGGGCGTCATCAAGCCGCCGATCGGGGCGACGTACGCGCTCGAGGACTTCGGACAGGCGCTGGTCGACATGGACGAACGCCGCACCCTCGGCAAGTCCGGTCGTCCGGGTGCGCGACTGACCGATCGGTTACGGTCGGTCCCGTGA